In Desulfoferula mesophila, the genomic window TGGGTGCCGCCGCACAGCTCCTTGGAGATGCCCGGCACCTGCACCAGGCGCACCTTGTCGCCGTAGCGCTCCTCAAACAGGGCCATGGCCCCGCTGGTCATGGCCTCTTCCAGGTCCATGACCTTGGTGTCCAGGGCCACGTTGGCCCGGATGCCTTCGTTGACCGTCACCTCCACCGCCTTGATCTCCTGGGGAGTCATGGCCTGGAAGTGGCTGAAGTCGAAGCGCAGGCGCTCGGCGCTGACCATGGAGCCCGCCTGCTTGACGTGATCGCCCAGGTGCTTACGCAGGGCGGCGTGCAACAGGTGGGTGGCGGTGTGGTTGGCCGCGGTGGCCGCCCGGGCGGCCGGGTCCACCGTCAGCGTGAGCTCGTCGCCCTGGGCGATGCTGCCACCGGTCACCTCGATGTGGTGCACGATCAGCTCGCCGCCGGGCTTTTGGGTGTCGATCACCTTGGCCTGGCCCTCGGGCCCGCTCAGGGCGCCCACGTCGCCGGTCTGGCCGCCGGCCGCGCCGTAAAACGGCGTGCGCGCGGTGATCAGCTCGGCCTTCTGACCCTGGCCCACCCGCTCCACCGGCTCGCCGTCCACCAGGATCAGGGCGGCGGTGTCGCGGCCGGTGAGGCCCTCGTAGCCGGTGAAGGTGGTGCCGAAGCCCTCGGAGCGCAGCCCCGCCAGGGCGGGGGGAAGCTGATGCTCGCCGCTGCCCGACCAGGCGGCCCGGGAGCGGCTGCGCTGTTGGCCCATGGCCTCGTCGAAGCCCTCCTCGTCCACTCCCAGGCCTTCCTCGGCCACGATGGTCATGGTCAGGTCCAGGGGGAAGCCGAAGGTGTCGTAGAGCTTGAAGGCGGTCTGGCCGTCCAACACGTCCTGGCCCTTGGCCTTTGCCTCCGCCAGGGCCTCGCTCAAAAGCTTGAGCCCGGTGTCCAGGGTCTCGCCGAAGCGCTCTTCCTCGCTGATGATGACCTTGTCCACAAAGGCCCGCGAGTCGTACAGGCCCGGATAGGCCCCGCGCATCTCGTCCATGACCACCCCGGCCACCTTGTGCAGGAAGGGCCCGGACAGGCCCAGCTTGCGGCCGTGGCGGGCGGCGCGCCTGAGGATGCGCCGGAGCACGTAGCCCCGGCCCTCGTTGGAAGGCAGCACCCCGTCGCCCACCAGCACCGCGCAGGCCCGGGCGTGGTCGGCGATGACCCGAAGGCTCACGTCGCTTTCCTCGTCGGCGCCCCGCGCTACCCCGGCCAGCTGGCTGGTGAAATCCATGATGGGGGTGAACAGGTCGCTGTCGTAGTTGGAGGTGAAGCCCTGCACCGTGGCCGCGATGCGCTCCAGGCCCATGCCCGTGTCGATGGAGGGGCGGGGCAGGGGGGTCATCTTGCCCGTGGCGTCGCGCTCGTACTGCATGAACACCAGGTTCCACAGCTCCAGGAAGCGGTCGCAGTCGCAGCCCACGGCGCAGTCCTCGCGGCCGCAGCCCATGTGGGCGCCCTGGTCGATGTGGATCTCCGAGCAGGGACCGCAGGGGCCGGTGTCGCCCATGGCCCAGAAGTTCTCCTCCTCGCCCAGGCGCACGATGCGCTCGGGGCGCACCCCCACCTCGCTCTCCCACAGGCGGGCCGCCTCGTCGTCCTCGGTGTACACGCTGACCCACAGCTTTTCAGGGTCCAGGCCCATTTCCCGGGTCAGGAATTCCCAGGCGAACACCACCGCCTTTTCCTTGAAATAGTCGCCGAAGCTGAAGTTGCCCAGCATCTCGAAAAAGGTGTGGTGGCGCGGGGTGCGGCCCACGTTTTCCAGGTCGTTATGCTTGCCGCTGACCCGGAAGCACTTTTGGCAGGTGGTGGCCCGGTTGTAGGGCCGCTTCTCCTGGCCGGTGAAGACGTTCTTGAACTGGACCATGCCCGCGTTGGTGAACAACAGGCTGGGGTCGTCGGCGGGCACCACGCTGGAGCTTTTCACCAGCTGGTGCTGCTGCTTGACGAAGTAGTCCAGAAATTGCTGACGAATCTCGTTGCCGGTCTTGGCCATGAGCTTACGCGCTCCCTATTCGCGGGGGGGCTACTGGGCCGGGTTTTCCGGCTCGTCTTCGGTGGGGGGCAAAAGCCCCAGCTTGGTCTTGAGCCGGGTGGATATTTCTTCAAAAATCTCGGGAGTCTCGGCCATGAAGTTGGTGGCGTTGTCGCGTCCCTGGCCCATGCGCTCGTCGCCGTAGGAATACCAGGCCCCGCTCTTGGTCACGATGTCCGCTTCCACACCCATGTCCAGGATCTCGCCCATGCGGTTGATGCCCTGGCCGAAGAGGATGTCGAACTCGGCCTGCTTGAAGGGAGGGGCCACCTTGTTCTTGACCACCTTGACCCGGGTGCGGTTGCCCACGTCGGCGTCGCCGGACTTGATCTTGCCGATGCGCCGGATGTCCAGGCGCAGGCTGGCGTAGAACTTGAGCGCGTTGCCGCCGGTGGTGGTTTCCGGGCTTCCGAACATCACCCCGATCTTCATGCGGATCTGGTTGATGAAGATCAGCGCGGTGTGGCTCTTGGCCACCACGCTGGTGAGCTTGCGCATGGCCTGGCTCATCAGGCGGGCCTGCAGGCCCACGTGGCTGTCGCCCATCTCGCCTTCCAACTCGGCCTTGGGCACCAGGGCGGCCACCGAGTCCACCACCAACACGTCCACCCCGCCGGAGCGCACCAGGATCTCGGCGATGTCCAGGGCCTGCTCGCCGGTGTCGGGCTGGCTGACCAGCAGGTCGTCCACGTTGACCCCCAGCTTTTTAGCGTAGGCCACGTCCAGGGCGTGCTCCGCGTCGATGAAGGCGGCCACGCCGCCGGCCTTCTGGGCCTCGGCGATGATGTGCAGGGTCAGGGTGGTCTTGCCCGAGGACTCCGGGCCGTAGATCTCGGTGATGCGGCCCCGGGGCACCCCGCCCACGCCGGTGGCGATGTCCAGCCCCAGGGAGCCGGTGGAGATGGCGGGAACGTTCTGGGCCACCTCGCCGCTGCCCAGGCGCATGATGGCGCCTTTGCCGAAGTTGCGCTCGATCTGCTTGAGCGCGCTCTCCACCGCCTTATCCCGCTCGCTGCGGGTGTTGTTGTCGGCCATTGATACCTCCCGTGGCCCCGGCCCCAACTCAGGCCAGGGTTACGTGGTGCAAGGATTCATAGATCGGTCCGGAGCCGGTCAGGGTGCTTTTCATCAGCGCCACCCCCGCCGCCTGAAAAACCGGGCCCGCGACGGTCGCCATGCCGGCCAGGGCCCGGCTGAGCGGCGCGGTGGAGGGGGCTTTGCTTCCCCGCCGGGGGCGGCGCACCCGCCCCAGGGTCAGGTGGGGCTTGAAGGCGCGTTGTTCCGGCTCGAAGCCCAGGGGCATTAGGGCCGCCTCGATGGCCCGGGCCAGCCCGGCCAGGGGTTCGATGTCGCCCGCCAGGCCCAGCCACACCACCTTGGGGGCGCGCGGCCCCGGAAACGCGCCGCAGCCTTGGGCGGCAAGCTCCAGGGGAGGCCGCCCGGCGCAGGCTCTTTCCACTGCGGTGATTATATCCGCCGTGGCGCCGGGGTCCACCTCGCCCAGGAATTTGAGGGTCAGGTGAAGATTCACCGGCTCCACCCATTTTACATCAGCCCCGGTGGGCTTCAGCTCCCGTATGAGACCGGCGGCGAAGTCTTTCACCTGGTTGGGCATCTCAAGGGCGATGAAGGAACGCATGGTCCTCCAGGTAGCGACGCAGCATATCCAGGGCGGTCCAGGCGCTCATCAGCTTGATCTGGGCCCGGTCGCCCATGAAGCGCCGGTGCAGGGTCTTGACCCCGTCCTCGGCGGCCAGCCCGAAGTACACCGTGCCCACCGGCTTTTCCTCGCTGCCGCCCGTGGGCCCGGCGATGCCCGTCACCGCCAGCCCCAGGTCCACCCCGGATTCCAGGCGGGCCCCGGCGGCCATCTGGGCGGCGGTCTCGGCGCTCACCGCGCCGTGCTCGTTGAGAACCCTGGCCTCCACCCCCAACAGCTCCATCTTGGCCCGGTTGGAATAGGTGATCAGGCCCCGGTCCAGAAAATCGCTGGCCCCGGACACCCCGGTGATGAGATGGCCGACGAGCCCGCCGGTGCAGGACTCGGCCAGGGCCAGGGTGAGGCCCTCGGCGCTCAGGCGCTGGGCCACGCTGTCGGCCAGGCTCTGTTCGCCCTGGGCCACCACCTTGCCGCCCAGGCGATGGGACGCCTCGGCGAACAGCTCGTTCAACAGCACCTCGGCCCGGTGGGGCTCCGAGGTGCGGGTGGCGAGCAGCACCTCCTCGGCCGGGAACACCGGGTAGTAGCCCACCGACACCTCGGGATAGCCGGCGACCAGGCCGTCCAGGCGCTGGGCGATCTCGCTCTCCCCCAGGCCGAAGACGGTGAATTTTTGGCTGACCATGACTTTCTGGGGCGCGAAACGGCGCATCAGGTCGGGCAGCACGTGGGTTTCCAACAGGCGGTGGTTTTCCTGGGGGATGCCCGGCAGGAAATACACCGGCTGCTGGGCCGGGGTGGTGAGCATGAAGCCGGCGCAGCTCTTGTCCAGCACCTCGGCCCCTTGGGGAAGCTGGGCCATGCGCTCCACTCCGGGGGGCACCTCCCGGCCCACCGCCAGGAAGCACGCCTTGAGGTTTTGGATCATGCGGCGGCTCTCGGCGATCTCCAGACCGAAGTGGCGGGCCGCGGCCTGGGCGGTGATGTCGTCCTCGGTGGAACCCAGGCCCCCGCTTACCACCACGAAGCTGGCCTGGGCCAGGGCCTGGTCCAGGGCCCCGGCGATGGCCTTCATGTCGTCGCCCACCCAGATGGACGAGGCTATCTCAAAGCCCAGAGGGCTCAGGCGGGACATGGCGAAACGCGAATTGCGCTCCGCCACCCGGCCGCTGATCAACTCGTCGCCGATGCAGATTATAGCCCCGCGCATGGGTCTCATGCCTCCCGGCCGGGCTTGGCCACCCGCCCGTAGATTGTTGAAAATCCAGTTTTTCAAGCTATCAAGGGCGATGTTTTTTGTCAACCGCCGCGAGGGGTTGACCGCCGCCGCGCGGGTGGCTAAATTCAAGCTGCCCCACCTAGCGAGGAGGATGCATGCGCTGGTGTGATCTTAGTTGCCCCGAGGCGGGCTTCCCCAAGGAAAACGCGGTGGACGGAGCGGGAAGTTGCCGCACCTTCGCGGCCCTGTATTGCGCCAAGCTGGGGCGCCTGGTGGCCAAGAACGCGCCTTGCGCGGTGGAGGCCATGGCCCGGGGCGCCAAAGGAAAAGATAGCGGCGACAAGGGCCGGACCGCCTGAAAAACGCGGCCTACTCGTGGCTGCTCAACAAGCCCTTCACGCCGTTTTCGTTGGGGAGGCCAGCGGGCGAAAGGCCCAAGCGGCCCGCCGCTTGGGCCACCAAACCCCGACCCGCCGTTGGCCCGGCTAAGGCAGGCAATATTATTTGTTGTTTTGCCAATGAAAATTCGGTGGAAACTCTACCCAGGCGATGGCGTCGCGCGCGATCTGCACAAATTCCACCTGGCGCTCTTGGCCCTCCTGATCGCGCACGGTGACATTGCACAAACTGATGAAGTTGCCTGTCCCCCTTAGCCCGTCGTTGACCCCCTTGAGGGCATCGGAAGGGCGAATGGAGGAACTGGTGTCCTCCGGCACGTGGAACTCGCCGCTGATTGCGTGTCCCGATTTCAAAAAAAAGGTCAGGATGGTGTACTTGGTTGAGATTTTTAAACTGTAGGACGGGGCCATGATGCCACTCCAAGGCGCTAGCCTGTTTTTGTAGGCCAAGTTGCAGCCCTGACAGCGTTTTATCTGATTGGGCGGCGCTCAAAACAATATGATAAATACCCCTAGCCCAGACAGGTTGATGGGGAGCTCGGGGAACCATTGGTGAAAATGCGTTGCGGCGTTTGACGCTACAAAACAGGCAGGACATTGGCGTTGGGAATGTTATCTTATTGGGCAGAGGCCGTCAACTGAGTATTTTGCTTGGGCGTTTTGGCGCCGCGCCGGGGAGGGCAGGCCTAGTCTTCGTCTTCGTCCCTTTCGGACGGGGCGGGCTGGGGGGCGCCCAACTTGAAAAAATCCACCCCTTCTTCCTGGAGCATCTTTTCTTCCTCGTCGGTGGACACTCCTCGGATGTTGCGCGCTTCGCTGGCCCCGTAGTGGATTTTGAGGGCCTCCTTGGCAAACTGGGGGCCCACGTC contains:
- the alaS gene encoding alanine--tRNA ligase — encoded protein: MAKTGNEIRQQFLDYFVKQQHQLVKSSSVVPADDPSLLFTNAGMVQFKNVFTGQEKRPYNRATTCQKCFRVSGKHNDLENVGRTPRHHTFFEMLGNFSFGDYFKEKAVVFAWEFLTREMGLDPEKLWVSVYTEDDEAARLWESEVGVRPERIVRLGEEENFWAMGDTGPCGPCSEIHIDQGAHMGCGREDCAVGCDCDRFLELWNLVFMQYERDATGKMTPLPRPSIDTGMGLERIAATVQGFTSNYDSDLFTPIMDFTSQLAGVARGADEESDVSLRVIADHARACAVLVGDGVLPSNEGRGYVLRRILRRAARHGRKLGLSGPFLHKVAGVVMDEMRGAYPGLYDSRAFVDKVIISEEERFGETLDTGLKLLSEALAEAKAKGQDVLDGQTAFKLYDTFGFPLDLTMTIVAEEGLGVDEEGFDEAMGQQRSRSRAAWSGSGEHQLPPALAGLRSEGFGTTFTGYEGLTGRDTAALILVDGEPVERVGQGQKAELITARTPFYGAAGGQTGDVGALSGPEGQAKVIDTQKPGGELIVHHIEVTGGSIAQGDELTLTVDPAARAATAANHTATHLLHAALRKHLGDHVKQAGSMVSAERLRFDFSHFQAMTPQEIKAVEVTVNEGIRANVALDTKVMDLEEAMTSGAMALFEERYGDKVRLVQVPGISKELCGGTHAKATGDIGYFKIIGESSVAAGVRRLEALTGGAAVEAVQALEDEVGRAAAALKVGRLELAERVKKLLTSLKESEREVEALKVRLAGASSRDLLSEAVEVAGVKVLSAKVEIDNPKALREMADNLRDRLGSGVAVLGAASGGKALLLALVTKDLAGRFHAGNLVKALAPMVGGGGGGRPDMAQAGGQNPDALDEALAQVPRLVEEQAAG
- the recA gene encoding recombinase RecA; this encodes MADNNTRSERDKAVESALKQIERNFGKGAIMRLGSGEVAQNVPAISTGSLGLDIATGVGGVPRGRITEIYGPESSGKTTLTLHIIAEAQKAGGVAAFIDAEHALDVAYAKKLGVNVDDLLVSQPDTGEQALDIAEILVRSGGVDVLVVDSVAALVPKAELEGEMGDSHVGLQARLMSQAMRKLTSVVAKSHTALIFINQIRMKIGVMFGSPETTTGGNALKFYASLRLDIRRIGKIKSGDADVGNRTRVKVVKNKVAPPFKQAEFDILFGQGINRMGEILDMGVEADIVTKSGAWYSYGDERMGQGRDNATNFMAETPEIFEEISTRLKTKLGLLPPTEDEPENPAQ
- the thpR gene encoding RNA 2',3'-cyclic phosphodiesterase; translation: MRSFIALEMPNQVKDFAAGLIRELKPTGADVKWVEPVNLHLTLKFLGEVDPGATADIITAVERACAGRPPLELAAQGCGAFPGPRAPKVVWLGLAGDIEPLAGLARAIEAALMPLGFEPEQRAFKPHLTLGRVRRPRRGSKAPSTAPLSRALAGMATVAGPVFQAAGVALMKSTLTGSGPIYESLHHVTLA
- a CDS encoding CinA family nicotinamide mononucleotide deamidase-related protein yields the protein MRGAIICIGDELISGRVAERNSRFAMSRLSPLGFEIASSIWVGDDMKAIAGALDQALAQASFVVVSGGLGSTEDDITAQAAARHFGLEIAESRRMIQNLKACFLAVGREVPPGVERMAQLPQGAEVLDKSCAGFMLTTPAQQPVYFLPGIPQENHRLLETHVLPDLMRRFAPQKVMVSQKFTVFGLGESEIAQRLDGLVAGYPEVSVGYYPVFPAEEVLLATRTSEPHRAEVLLNELFAEASHRLGGKVVAQGEQSLADSVAQRLSAEGLTLALAESCTGGLVGHLITGVSGASDFLDRGLITYSNRAKMELLGVEARVLNEHGAVSAETAAQMAAGARLESGVDLGLAVTGIAGPTGGSEEKPVGTVYFGLAAEDGVKTLHRRFMGDRAQIKLMSAWTALDMLRRYLEDHAFLHRP